GCGAGTTGCGCGAGCGCGGCTACACCGGTGCCTACACCGCGGTGAAGCGGTTCGCCGCCGCGATCCGGCCGCCCGAGGCCAAGCCCTACGAGGTCCGCTTCGAGACCCCGGCCGGCCAGCAGGCGCAGGTCGACTTCGCCCGCTTCCTCGTCACCTTCACGGATGCGCCGGACACGACCTGCATCGTCTGGCTGTTCTCGCTGGTGCTCGGCCATTCCCGGCACATCGAGGCGCGCTTCGTCCTGCATCAGGACCTGCAAACGCTGCTGCGCTGTCACATGCAGGCCTTCACCGCGATCGGCGGCGTGCCGATCGAGATCCTCTACGATCGCATGAAGACGGCGGTCACCGGCGAGGATGCGGACGGCCACATCGTCTACAACCGATCCCTGCTGGCACTCGCCCAGCACTACGGATTCCTGCCGCGCGCCTGCCGCCCGTACCGGGCCAAGACCAAGGGGAAGGTCGAGCGACCGTTCTCCTACATCCGCCAGGACTTCTTCCTCGCACGTTCCTTCCGCGACCTCGACGACCTCAACCGCCAGCTTCGGAGCTGGCTCGATACCGTCGCCAACGTCCGCTTGCACGGCACCACGCAGCGGATCGTCTCGGAAGCCTTCGCCGCCGAGCGGCCCGAGTTGCAGCCCTTGCCGGCTCTGCCCTTCGACGCTCTGCTCACGCTGGAGCGGCGCGTCAGCCACGATGGCCTCGTCTCGATCGGTGGCAACTATTACAGCGTACCGGATCGGACCCGGCGCGTCGTCGAGGTGCATCAGTTGCCCGACACGATCCGCATCCTCGATGGTGGCCGGCTCGTCGCGAGCCATCCGATCCTGGAGGGACGACGGCAGTACCGCATCGACCCCGACCATCGGCAAGGCACGGCCGCTCGGGCCATGCGCCGCGGCCATCCCGACGGTCTGCCGATCGGCCGCCATGGCGATCACGTCGCCCGGCGCTCGCTGGCTGTCTACCAGGCAGTCGGCGAACGGCTCGCCGGCGGGATCGGAGGCCAGCGATGAGCCGCGCCGCCCCCTGTGTCGCCACGACCCTCGACAGCATCAAGCGCAGCTTGGTCGGCCTGCGCATGCCGCGCGCCCTGGAGGTGCTCGACGCGACGGTCCGGCGCATCGAGCAGGGCGAGATCGACGGCTTGGCCGCCCTCGACGTGATCCTGACCGAGGAACTGACGCTGCGCGAGAACCGCCGCGTGAAGACCGCCCTGCTGGTCGCGCGCCTGACCACGATCAAGACGCTGTCCGGGTTCGACTTTGCCTTCCAGCCCTCGCTCGACCGCGAGCGCGTCCTGGCGCTGGCGGAACTGACCTTCATCGACCGGGCCGAGGTCGTCCATCTGCTCGGACCACCCGGCACCGGCAAGAGCCATCTGGCGATCGCGCTCGCCGTCGAGGCGGTCAAGGCCGGGCGCAGCGTCGTGTTCTCGACGCTGGCCGACCTCGTGACCTCGCTGGCCAAGGCCGAGCGCGACGGCTCCCTGCGCGAGCGCATCCGCTATCTCTGCCGGGCCTCGCTGCTGGTCGTGGACGAGATCGGCTACCTCCCCGTCGTCCCCGGTGGCGGCAACCTGTTCTTCCAACTCGTCAACGCGCGCTACGAGCGCGGGGCGATGATCCTGACTTCGAACCGCGGCTTCGCCGAGTGGGGCGAAGTGTTCGGTGATCCGGTCGTGGCGACAGCCCTGCTCGACCGACTCCTCCACCATGCCGTGGTGATCCAGATCGAGGGGGCGAGCTACCGCCTGCGCCAGCACGCCGACCTCGTCCCCGAGCACGTCCGCTCCAAGGCCCTGATCGTTCCGCCGCCCGCACCCAGGCGTCGCGGTCGTCCACCCGGAAAGGCTGCCTCCGATCACACGGCCGGCTGATCACCGATCCGCACCGAACCCGCCGGCCAGGGAATTTTGAAAGCCCACAATTGCGGAGACTTCGGTGCCCGTTGACACGCTCCTCGTAAGCATGACGCTCTGTTACGTCACGCTGCGCCGAGACCCAGTGCGTGATGGAGCCGTTCTTCTCACGCACTGGCGTGATGAGCCACTCTACCACGTAGGTTGATCCGTCCTTGCGGTAGTTGATGGTCTCGCCTTGGAAGGGGTTACCAGCCCCAAGAGCCATGCGCATCCGGTGCAGGACCCCACCGTCGGTCTCCGGCCCCTGCAGCAGCCGCGGTGATCGCCCGAGGACCTCGTGCGCTTCGTAGCCGGTCATGCGGGTGAAGGCCGAATTGGTGTACTCGATGCGTGGTCCGGGCTCATCGAGATCGGCCGAGGTGATGAGGATGGCTTCCCCGGCCGCTTCGACGGCAGCAAGAAGCACATCCAGATCGGGACGAACCTGCGCCGCTCCGTGATCCTCGCGCAAGTCCTCCTCCATCCAAGCCGCCGCTCTAGACGTCTCCCATCAACCCCCACACCATTTGTTGGTTTCCTACTGTTGCGCTTTCCACCGTGCCTGGTGTGGTCATGATGAGGGGGCTGGCCCCCAATCAAACCGACACTGCAAAGCTTGGATAGGCGATAGCACTCATGTCAAATTCACACCCATGCGCTGCATCACATAGGGCGTCTTGCGTCTTGCTTGCTTCGGAAGCACGCGATCATGGCTTGTGCAGAGCCTCG
This sequence is a window from Methylorubrum sp. B1-46. Protein-coding genes within it:
- the istA gene encoding IS21-like element ISMex13 family transposase, which produces MVLLGELVMILDLHRQGLSVSAIARRTGRDPKTIRKYIERGLEPPAYGPRQPGRPSKLAPYLDYLRERITAFPDLSAVRLTRELRERGYTGAYTAVKRFAAAIRPPEAKPYEVRFETPAGQQAQVDFARFLVTFTDAPDTTCIVWLFSLVLGHSRHIEARFVLHQDLQTLLRCHMQAFTAIGGVPIEILYDRMKTAVTGEDADGHIVYNRSLLALAQHYGFLPRACRPYRAKTKGKVERPFSYIRQDFFLARSFRDLDDLNRQLRSWLDTVANVRLHGTTQRIVSEAFAAERPELQPLPALPFDALLTLERRVSHDGLVSIGGNYYSVPDRTRRVVEVHQLPDTIRILDGGRLVASHPILEGRRQYRIDPDHRQGTAARAMRRGHPDGLPIGRHGDHVARRSLAVYQAVGERLAGGIGGQR
- the istB gene encoding IS21-like element ISMex13 family helper ATPase IstB gives rise to the protein MSRAAPCVATTLDSIKRSLVGLRMPRALEVLDATVRRIEQGEIDGLAALDVILTEELTLRENRRVKTALLVARLTTIKTLSGFDFAFQPSLDRERVLALAELTFIDRAEVVHLLGPPGTGKSHLAIALAVEAVKAGRSVVFSTLADLVTSLAKAERDGSLRERIRYLCRASLLVVDEIGYLPVVPGGGNLFFQLVNARYERGAMILTSNRGFAEWGEVFGDPVVATALLDRLLHHAVVIQIEGASYRLRQHADLVPEHVRSKALIVPPPAPRRRGRPPGKAASDHTAG